Within the Desulfobacterales bacterium genome, the region CCCGAAAGGTTTAAACGCCGTAAAGTCGGCCTGGTTCTGTCCGGCGGAAACATCGACCTGTTCTCATTGTCTTCCATTATCCAGCGCGGTCTGGTACGATCCGGGCGGCTGGTACGGCTGCGGGTCAGCGTGCCGGATGTGCCCGGGGCACTTTCCGAAATCACGCATCTGTTGGGACAAAGCAACGCCAACATAATTGAAATTCAGCACCAGCGCGCTTTTACGAATCTGGCGCTGAGGCTGGTGGAGGTGGAATTTGTGTTGCAGACCCTTGGGAGCAGTCATATCAAAGAAATAATGAACCTCCTGTCTCTATCCAATTATAAAGCCGAGTTGGCCGGGGCAGGACCGGCAGACCGCATGACACCTGAGAAATAGAGGAGTTATATTATGGCCGATTTAAAGGGAAAAACAATTATTATCACGGGCGCCAGTCGGGGCATCGGACGCGCCATGGCCGTAAAATTTGCCCGGGATGGGGCCAATATTGTGGTGGCGGCAAAAACCGCCCAGCCGCACCCCAAATTAAAAGGCACCATCTATGATGCGGCCGAAGAAATCGAGGCGGCCGGCGGCCGGGCTTTACCCTTTCAGGTGGATATCCGCCTTGAAAACCAGGTTGACGACATGGTGCAGGCGGCCCTTGATCGATTCGGCGGCATTGACGTGCTTGTGAACAATGCCGGGGCCATCAGCCTGAGCAGCGTGGAAAAAACGCCGCCGAACCGCTATGATCTGATGCAGTCGGTCAACTCCCGGGGGGTTTTTATCTGCTCGCGCGCGGTGCTGCCTTTTTTGAAAAAATCCGTCAACCCGCATATCCTCACCCTTTCACCACCGATCAATCTCGACATGAAGTGGTTTAAGGATCATGCGCCCTATACCCTTTCCAAATACGGCATGACCATGCTCAGCCTGGGCATGTCGGCCGAATTTAATCCCTATGGAATTGCGGTGAATTGCCTGTGGCCACGGACCATCATCGCCACCGCAGCCATCGAATTTGCCGTGGGCAACCGCGATCTTTTCAAAAATTGCCGCAAACCAGACATCATGGCCGACGCAGCCTATGCGATCATCACAACAGAAAAATGCGCCCTGACCGGACAGTCTCTGATTGATGAGCAAGTCCTCAGGGAACACGGGGTTAAAGATATTGACCGTTATGCCGTCGAACCCGGCAATAAGGACGCATTGATTCCCGATCTCTATTTGTAACGGAAAGCGGACACACAACCATGTGGATATATGATTTTGACGGCGTCCTATTAAACTCCCTTGATGAAGTAGCGGTCAGTGCCTATAATGCCGTAACCGGAAAAATGGTTCAAGAAATCGACGCGCTCCCCCCGGGCTTGGTCGGTCTGTTCAAACGCAACCGCTTTCACTTTCAACCGGCCGGGGATGTCATCCCGCTGATGCAGTGGTCTCTGGATACGTTTCGTACCGGTCCGGACAAACTGCTGACACGAGACGAGTTTCTGGGTATCATAGACAAAACCGCGGAGCCGTTGATCAGCCGCACGGACCGTTTTTATGCCACTCGCAACCGATTTGCCGAACAAGACAGTCAGCGCTGGCTTTCCCTCAACCGGCCGTTTCAGCCCGTCTGGAACGAGCTGATAAAACGCGGCGGCGAACATGTGGTTATTTTAACCAACAAGAACCACGAAGCGGTGTTCAGACAATGTCGGCATTTTGGCTTGAACGTTTCAAGGGAAAACATTTACGCCGGCGACGACGGCGCCACCAAAACGTTAAACCTGAATAAACTCATCAAGCGCTTTGGCCATCGACCGTTTCGTTTTATCGACGATTCGCTCAGGAATCTGCAGGACCTGGATGCCCGTTTCAATAAACCCCAAAAAAAGCTGGCTCTGTATTTGGCATCATGGGGGTTCATCGGTCCGGATGATATTGAAACGGCCCATTCGTCCGGCCTCACGGTCTTAAGCCAGAACGACCTGATGGCGCTCCTGGGGACAGAATCAGAATGATGCGGATGAAAAACCCCTCTATCCCTATTCGATCGAAATCCCGAAACGACCCTTATGCGGAAAGCGCGCGCCTATACGGTGCCTGCCTTGATCCCATCATCATCCGCTGGAAGAAAAAAGCCCTGAAGTTATGGCCGCCCCGAAAGGGTATGGTCGTCCTTGACGCGGGCTGCGGCACCGGGGCCCAATTAAATCTATACCGGTATTATGGGTGCAGCGTTTTCGGCGTTGAGATTTCAGGCGGTATGATTGCAGCGGCCCGGAAAAAATTTCAGGGTTTGCTGAATATGTCGCAAGGGAATGCCGACCGGATGCCCTATCGCAATCAAGCCTTCGACCTGATTCTGCTGTCCATGATGTTGCATGAAATCCCGCCGGATACCCGAACGGCCGTCCTGGCGGAGACCAGACGGGTCTTAAAGGACAGCGGCAGGATTTTAATTATCGATTATCGCGCCGGACGGCCGAACAGGCCCATGGGCCGGCTGTTTAAAAGCGTCATCTCATTGATTGAAATGGCAGCCGGACGGCCGCACTATGATAATTATCGGAATTTTATGGAAACCGGCGGACTGACGCCGCTTTTGAAAAAGCATCGGTTGATTGTCGCGGGCCATGACACCGCCGGCCGGGGGAATATCGGACTGAATATCGTGCAAAAGGCTTGAAATGCAACTGCAGGACAAATTTCGATGGGAATAAAAGACCCTGCCCGAAGGTTTGACTGGTTTTCGCCTGTGTGAGACAATATTATGCCGAATCAATTTTTAACCGAAATTCATGCGTACATTACCGAAGCCTTAACAGACGCCAAAAGCCGACAACGGTCGGCTGATGTCTGCAACGATCAGGCCGGGAAACATTTTTACGCCGGTCGGATCGAGGAATTACAGGCGCTGCGCCGGTACCTCGCCGACCATTTTGACCTGAGCACCCAGCGGTATTATTGAACTGAAGGACACCCGACCA harbors:
- a CDS encoding NAD(P)-dependent oxidoreductase, with translation MADLKGKTIIITGASRGIGRAMAVKFARDGANIVVAAKTAQPHPKLKGTIYDAAEEIEAAGGRALPFQVDIRLENQVDDMVQAALDRFGGIDVLVNNAGAISLSSVEKTPPNRYDLMQSVNSRGVFICSRAVLPFLKKSVNPHILTLSPPINLDMKWFKDHAPYTLSKYGMTMLSLGMSAEFNPYGIAVNCLWPRTIIATAAIEFAVGNRDLFKNCRKPDIMADAAYAIITTEKCALTGQSLIDEQVLREHGVKDIDRYAVEPGNKDALIPDLYL
- a CDS encoding methyltransferase domain-containing protein, with protein sequence MKNPSIPIRSKSRNDPYAESARLYGACLDPIIIRWKKKALKLWPPRKGMVVLDAGCGTGAQLNLYRYYGCSVFGVEISGGMIAAARKKFQGLLNMSQGNADRMPYRNQAFDLILLSMMLHEIPPDTRTAVLAETRRVLKDSGRILIIDYRAGRPNRPMGRLFKSVISLIEMAAGRPHYDNYRNFMETGGLTPLLKKHRLIVAGHDTAGRGNIGLNIVQKA